From the genome of Parasteatoda tepidariorum isolate YZ-2023 chromosome X1, CAS_Ptep_4.0, whole genome shotgun sequence, one region includes:
- the LOC107446500 gene encoding beta-1,3-galactosyltransferase 1 — translation MELKMSLNRSQLLHSNNYFGNTVLRLNMKLINRLWRRSRCATVKLKTHLTLKIFFIILICLIILLVLSFDIYVAPLKINALYHQSINQKLKYKVFKYFEKNVSHNGSNKYNDSEHEEYHKFLLEARHNVTFFFFNNSNTFLQLFKTWLETRNNPEPLEIFFTINHQHVCKNKGKYLTLLIAVTSSASHLESRAAIRETWGNFAKTKGLKVVFFVGLPINPKYDSRISNENSKFQDIIQGKFVDTYSNLTIKTISILKWIANVCSQVKYILKVDDDMFINVENFLNITETQNYSKTILGELAHEWPPVRSHRNKWYTSYNDYPFNVYPDFVFGPSYLLTGDSVSSLYEESIKMKLFHLEDVYITGIVAEKIKVKRINLSQMYNTVRDLQPCHFKRLLSSHGHTPPDIRRHWLWLRRKNFECDS, via the coding sequence gTCACGATGTGCAACAGTGAAATTGAAGACGCATCTCACgctgaaaatcttttttattatactcatatgcttaataattttacttgtcTTAAGCTTTGATATTTACGTAgcaccattaaaaataaatgcccTTTATCATCAAAGTatcaatcaaaaattgaaatacaaagtttttaaatactttgagAAGAATGTATCGCATAATGGaagcaataaatataatgattcgGAGCATGAAGAATATCATAAGTTTCTTCTCGAAGCAAGACACAATgtgacatttttcttttttaataattcaaacacgtttcttcaactttttaaaacatggcTAGAAACTCGAAATAATCCAGAAccattagaaattttctttaccaTCAACCATCAAcatgtatgtaaaaataaaggaaaatatttgactCTTTTGATTGCAGTGACATCATCAGCATCCCATTTGGAATCAAGAGCAGCCATCAGAGAAACCTGGGGTAATTTTGCGAAAACAAAAGGACTCAAAGTAGTCTTTTTTGTAGgtttgccaataaatccaaaaTATGATTCACGTATCTccaatgaaaattcaaaattccaaGATATCATACAAGGTAAATTTGTGGATACATACTCTAATTTGacaatcaaaacaatttctATACTCAAATGGATTGCCAATGTATGCTCACaagtgaaatacattttaaaggtaGATGATGATATGTTTAtcaatgtagaaaattttttgaacataacAGAGAcacaaaattattccaaaactaTTCTTGGGGAATTGGCACATGAATGGCCACCTGTAAGAAGTCACCGAAACAAATGGTACACTTCATATAATGATTATCCTTTTAATGTTTATCCTGATTTTGTGTTTGGACCTTCTTATCTACTAACTGGCGATTCAGTTAGTTCTTTATATGAGGagagtattaaaatgaaattatttcatttagaagATGTTTATATAACCGGTATTgttgcagaaaaaataaaagtaaaaagaattaatctTTCACAAATGTATAATACTGTCAGAGATTTACAACCGTGTCATTTTAAAAGGTTGTTAAGCAGTCACGGTCATACACCTCCAGATATAAGAAGACATTGGCTGtggttaagaagaaaaaattttgaatgtgattCGTAG